TACTAGCCGGCCAACTAACGCTGTAGTACAACAACAGTAGTAGTGCTATAACGGAGACTTGGATTCTGTTCCAAGCTAGCTACCGATCTCACGGGGAATGGACGAGCACgcagcagccggccggccggagcGGGAAATGGTCGCACGTCGCATTCGGTCGGAGCTGAGACAAAAAGTACGCATACATACATCTATCCAGCCCGACCCAACTCGATCATACCACGCACCACACCACACCACACCGGTAGTCGCCAACCAAATCACCCATTGTCGACTCCAACTTGGGAGTAATGTATGTAATTCATAATCCGCTAGTCAATTTCTTTCTCCTACCACAAACCCTTTCCCTGATACTTACGCTTGGAAGCCTCGCGTACACACCCTGCAGCCAACTCCCGTTCCCCAGAATCTTCATTTTTTTTACATCATTGTCCACAATCTTCATGATCGTTAGGAACGTTCCAAAGAATTTATTGTTAGGTTGTGTAGTACTCCGGCAACGATTTTGTCCCAAAGTTGAGTGCGTTCACAAGAGAACGGTACGTCGCACGGCACGGCGAAAAACAAGTCGAAGCGGCCCTGACGGTGCAGCGCGTCAAGTACGAGTCAACGCGCCAACGACCTCACTTTCACGGGGGAGAGGAGCAGCTGGGTTCAAACCCAACCCGCCATTTCttggcttcttcttctcttcttgcCCGGCCAACCTAAACCCCCTCCACACTTTTTTATAACCTATGACCTCAAAGTTTACCAGGAAGCATTCGCTCCCGTCCCACCCACCGTTTTAATACCCTCCGTCCCAACCATCCTCCCCCTCGCCGCGCCATTAGCAGTAAGCCCATTGCCGATCGAGCAGGGAGATATCGTGTGTGCATAGCGATAGCGGCATGGGGAACCTGATATCGGCGGGCACGGCGGCGGGCGCGAGCGGAGGGAAGGTGGTGATGGCGGAcgggagcgtgcgggcgctcagCGAGCCCGTGTCCGTGGCGGAGCTCATGATGGACCACCCGCGCCACTTCGTCGTCGACGCGCGCCTGCTGCAGCAGCGGAAGGGCGCCGGCGGGGCCTGCAAGGTCGCGCCGCTGCCGGCCGACCACGTGCTGGGCGCGGGCGGCGTGTACGTCCTGCTGCCGGCCACCCGCGGCAAGGTGTCCGCCGAGGAGGCGCGGCGCGTGCTCACGGCGTCGCGGTCGCTGGCGCGCTCCCGGTCAATGCCGGGCGGGCTGAGGAGGAAGCTGTCGTCCAGGAAGAGCCGGGAAGCCGACGACGCCGATCGGTCGGCCAAGAACGAGGCGGCTGTGGCAGAAatggagaggagggaggagacggcggcgacggcggacgGGTTCGACGAGCACCGGCCGGAGTTCTTGAGCCGGGAGCTGTCCTGCAGGGGGTGGAAGCCGAGCCTAAACACCATCGAAGAGCGTGTCATTCCCAAGAAGGTGTCCCATTGGCTCTTCTGAATTTCTTAGGCTTCTTTGACTTGTCGTCGGGATCTAGTCTCTCCTTCCTtgcttccttttctttttcttcgtTCAAATGCTTGTTCTGTCAACTGCATGTGTAACGAAAATGCTCATTTGCTATACTTCATTCAAATGCATGTGATGAGATAGTGCAAGTGAAATTAAGCCCCCGTGTAATTATAGGATTGATTAGTTGGATGGTTGAGCGCTGTGGATCGATATGGAAATTAATCGAATTGCAATGAACTCGTAATCCCCGATCATGGTTCCTGAATTGTGATGCTCCGGGCTTATTTTTAGTTCGCTGATGACAACAAATAGCTACGGATTGAAACAGAAAAAAGCTACGCATACACTAAATCTCTACTACTTAAAAGAAATGTAAGATTCTCATTTCACCCTTCTTCTCACCATTCCTTCGTCCAACCTTTCATGTACCCTTTCCGTttcaaaataagtgactcaagtTTGTACTAACTGTGTATTAaagctagtacaaagttgagtcacttaatttgggacggagggagtatatgataATCAATCAGTTTAATTTACTTACCTTCTAAATCAATTTCACTTTAATTTACTTATCAAATTTCTAATTAAAATATAAGGTAATTCACGAGCAAAATTTGATAAACATTTATTTACAC
This genomic window from Aegilops tauschii subsp. strangulata cultivar AL8/78 chromosome 4, Aet v6.0, whole genome shotgun sequence contains:
- the LOC109737831 gene encoding uncharacterized protein, with translation MGNLISAGTAAGASGGKVVMADGSVRALSEPVSVAELMMDHPRHFVVDARLLQQRKGAGGACKVAPLPADHVLGAGGVYVLLPATRGKVSAEEARRVLTASRSLARSRSMPGGLRRKLSSRKSREADDADRSAKNEAAVAEMERREETAATADGFDEHRPEFLSRELSCRGWKPSLNTIEERVIPKKVSHWLF